The DNA sequence GATCGTGGAGAGTTCATCGGGAATGACACGTGCCTCAGGCGTCCAGTCGCTGGTCAGTACTTCTTTCAGATACTCGTGGATCGCCGGGCCTCCCCGGTCTTCATATTCACCTCGACTGGCGCGGTCGGATACGGTCACAATTCCTATTCTGGCTGTCATTTATTATCTATCTGAAAAGAGAGCAATAAGGTAATTCAGGTCTCAAACACGTTACTGCCTGACTGCTGGATTATAACGATTCGCGGACTGAATTTAAAAAGAGATTGCTTGCTAAACAGACTTTTCAACCTACTTATTCCGTTGTAACAGTACTGATCGCCAGCTGATTCAGGGAGACGTCGTTAGATGATGTTTATCTTCGCTGATACTGTAATCAACGGAAACTTTGTTTTCTTGAAAGGCCTCATCTCGCTGTTGAATTAATTGAATGGCTGCATGATTTCGGGAGATGACACCCGGTTGTGGGTACAGGCCGCCGCCGATGACAAGTGCGACCAGGATCAGAATGGCGACATGTTCTGGGATCCGTGCCCGGAGCGATATGGATGCCGAATGATGCGTTCCCGTAAAGACCCGAAAGTAGACCTGCAGGATTGCAATGCTGTTCAATGCGGTTGCGATCACAACTGCAGTCCCGACCAGTGGGTAGATTTCAATTACTCCTTCAATCAGAAGTTCGGTCCCGATAAAGCCCAGCGTTCCGGGAAAGCCGATTGACGCGAGGCCCGTAACCAGAAATAACCCTGCCAGGGTGGGAGTATGTTCGTAAAGTCCATGATAGGTTTTCAGAGAAATCCGACCGGTTCTGGCTTCGACAGAACGCAAGGTTAAGGCAAATCCGGCCAGTGAAATTCCAACAGAAATCCAGACACATAATCCACCTGTCAGTCCCAGAGGAGTCGCCATTTCTAAACCAACGAGCACCAGGGAAGAATGGCTCAGGAACAGATAGCAGAAAAAACGGCGGGCTTCCTGTTGCACCAGCGCCATGCCGGCTGCATAGACGGCTGTAATCAGGGAAACAATCGCGATGCCCTGCAATGCCCAGTCTGGGGCAATGGGGAAGACCAGCCGTAAGATGGCATAAGCGCCCGTCATGGGAGTGACGAACAGTAAGGCGGTTCCGAACGTGATTTTATCAAACAGATCTGTCATCCAGCAGTGAAGTGGAATGATTCCGCTTCGCAATAAGGCAGCGGTGGTCAGCAGCGCGCCAGCGATCAGTGAGAGTGTGCCGCTTTGATCCTTGAAGCTGGAAAGTAAGCCTCCAGCGACCAGAAGCAGGACAAACAGCCCCATGTGTAGAACATAGACACGGCTTGAGCGTTTATTGGACCGGAATTCCAGTAAGGGAGGGATTGTTGCCACGGAAAGTAAGAGAATGATGATCCACGGTTCTTTACTGCTGAGTGTCGACAGCAAGATCGCTTCGGAGATTAAAGTGTTACTGAAAGAAAAACTATGTCCCTTGGTCTTCAGCGTGGAAAGCACCGTCAGGAGGTAAAGCAGCGCTGCCAGCGGCAGCAAAGGGGCACTCAAGTCATCGACCACAAAGAGGTTTTTATGGAACAGTCGATAAAACAGGGAGAACGGTTCAGAGGCAGCAAACGTGTTGAGACTTACAAAGTCGATCCATCCGCAGATCGTGACCAGACAGGTCAATGTGCAGATGCGGATGCAGCGCTTGTAAGCACGATCCCGATCTGGAGTGAATTTGAGCCAGATTGATCCCAGCAGAGTGATCAGGACGGATATTTCCATCCAGGGGAGATGGAGTTCGGGCAACATTAATTTTCCTCCAGAGAATCAGAGACTGGGGAGACGGATTCAGATTCTCTTTGATCTTCTCCGGAAATCAGATTCGTCCAGCGCGATTCTAAACTGTCACAATAACGAAACAGCCCAACAAAGGGGGTGATGATGAATCGGTTACAAAGCATATCCAGATAGCCTCGTTCCAGTTCAAATCGATACAGTGATACACGATACCGTTCGGGCATAATTCGAACCCAGAGTGATGGTTTTTGTGTCAGATGAGCCCCAATCGCATTTTCTAGTGAATGGTAATCGTGAAATAATGACGGCGCTCGCAGCAACTGTAATGTTCTCAGACAGGCGTGCCCGATGATGTGAATCAGCGCGATGTAACGTAAGCCACATCCGATTTCGACGACGATGATGCTCACCTGAGTCAGTGAGGCAAAGGCGAGTGCACTTTTAATATCAGTTTGCACGCGGGCAACGAGAGTACCATAAATCGCGGAGACCAGCCCCAGCAGGATAACTGTCAGGCTGAGTAGCGGGGATAGCTCGAGAATCGGACTGACACGCAACAGCAGATAGGCGCCCAGATGGACGGAAAGTGATCCGTAAAAAACAGCACTCGAGGGGGTGGGGCCTTCCATGGCGCGCGGTAACCATCCGGAAAATGGTACAAGGGCGGATTTTCCCGCTGCCGCGAATAACAGCAGTAGTCCGATAAACAACGCGTGTTGCTCTGAAATCGAAGCCTGCCCATCGGGCCATGAACCTGTTCCCATCAGTTCGGCGAAGTCACCTGCGCCAGTTAAATGGTGTAACATGATTGCCGCCACCAAAAATGCGGCGTCAGCAATTCTGTAGATCGACCAGATCCGCAGCCCGTTTCGAACGGGGTTGAGGCGTTCGTGAAAAAATGCCACCAGCAGTGCTGAAGAGAGTCCGACTAATTCCCAGCCGAAAAAGAGTGTCTCAATCGTTCCTGCCAGCGAAGACACTATCATTCCCAGCAGAAACAAGGCATAGCAGATGAAAAAACGATTATAGCCGGGTTCCCGATGCAGATAGCGACTGGCGAATGCGCCAACGGTACCACAAAGGATAAATGAAAGAATACAAAAGGGAATTGATAATCGATCGAAAATAAACTTCAAATGGAAGTGAAAATGTTGCTCGGGGAGCACGACCCAGTTCCCCATTTCGACAGGAACATATCGTTTGCCCAGGGTAAGCATCAGAACCAGGACTGCGATCGAGGCAAACAATCCCATGACGACGACCGTCTGGGTCGCATGGGCGATCAGTCGCTCACCCAATGGCTTGTTGATCAAGGACGACGTACCGAGTAATGCCAGCAGCAGGGCAGGGCCTGCGACAATACATACGCCGAGGAAATGGAATGCAATTTCAGAATTCATTAGGGAACCGATACCTGTTTCAACGAAGAGGAGATGACAGGATTTTCAATGGAGGCAAAACCAAGATGATCCCGTTTGCCACGGTACCAGTCTATGGAAGAGTTTGTACGCGGGAGTTGCTCTGACTCAGGACGATATAGTGTGAAAAATCCATTTCGATATTCATGGATCTGGGAGGTTGCCACATCAAGGATGGCTAACTGTACCCAGTTACCATTCACCAGTCTCGCAATTCCTGGATTGTCATTGATAATCCGGGACATGGCCTCTTTTGTCGTTTCGATGACGAGGAGTAACCGTACGGGTTCATGAATCTCGACCATCTGCCAGGGAAGTCCAGGTCGAAGATCGCTGGCAGAACCGTCCATCACACCTAACAGAGATGTGATATTATGTGCCAGCTTTGTGCCACAGCCATAACCCGTTGAATCGACGTATGAAAAATAGTATTCCAGATTGATCCCGGCACAAACGGGTATGACCGCCTGCAGCAGCCTTTCCAGAATCTTGCTGTCTTCATCATCCTGCAGGGGATTATAGGATGTCAGAAATGCACGACGATCCAGAAACAGTCCACGGTTCCATTCTCTGCGCCCGACAAAGCAGATCGAATTAGTCGCGTGTCCATACTCGGGACGCACCTGTGAAAGGTCCTCTGCACGACCTTCGACATGTCGCAGTGCTTCATCAACTGAGAGATCAAGATCGGCAGATTCAAACTGGCGGCAACGTTCATGGGCATTATGAGCGCGGGCCGCGGTGATGTGCTTGTCTGCCGTTTCAAACAGTTTCCGGTGGGAGACTGGAAGACGGTCGAGGTCATACCAGGTGACGTTGTCGTTACAGGTATTGTGGTAGCAGCCTAAAAAATTTGTCTCGTCGGGGATAACCAGATTGTGTTCAGACAGGATACGTCGCACTCGGGGATCGTTTGCCATTTGAGCGAACGCGCGTGCATTGGGGCCTCCGCGACCTCCTCCGCATGCGCCACAATCATGCGCGGCTTCGTGCGGGTTATTCATGCTAGAAGATCCGTGGCCACAAATAATGACCAGGGGAGAAAACTGTTCTGATCGTGCCAGCCCCATGGCCCGTAATCCACCTTCAACGATTTGCGCCATTTCTGCAATCGAATACCCCAGTTGATCACCTTGATTCCCTGGCTCGGCACTGATTCGCTCCAGCCTTAGTTGAGTTGTGGGAGGGGCAACGATGCTCTGAAACATCCCGCGGATCTGGGCTGTTGTACGTGGAAAGAGCGTGCGGGCAACCAGGGGAAACGCCGCCAGTGAACCAACCAGACCGGTTAACAAACCGCCGAGGAAAGTCCGGGTCCCTACATGCGTCTGATGGGTGGCTCGACCGAGGCGACGACGTGTGACCGCGCGGCGACGACTGATGCGTTCGAGCGAATAGAGCGTCTCTTCCTGCACAAAATGAACCGGTTTGATGTTAACCGGGCATAGCGGTGTGAAATGGGCGTCCGCAGCACCACGATAGTACATCGCGACACCAAAGAAACCGGCGATTCCAAACGTTTCGCACTCGGGAGCGATTTCTTCCAGGTGCCGGCGGAATGATTCTTCACGTTCATCAATGCAACAGACGACCTGATATGCGGGCTGCATCGGTTGCTGAGTTTCAGCCTGCGTCTGTAATTCCCGGTAGCGTTTTGTATGCGCTGTAACTGCGTTGAGTATGTCGTTTCGGTATTTACGTTCATAGGCCAGGTGGAATATGCGTCGACGTTCCAGGCTCGAAAATTGTTCAATTTCCTGAATGAGCAGTCTCCACTGTTCATCTGAAAGATACATCAGGTCTTCCGGGTTCCAGCCACGCACTTGAGAAAGCTGAAATAAAGTAAACGCCAGTTGATATTGATGGTCTTTCAGGCAGGGATGGGTGTTTTTCAGGATCTCATTGCGGACCGTTGCCAGGGAGCCCTCAAAATGAAGTGATTCCTGTATCACAGCCGTCACAGCGAGCCGATCGAGGATCAGGCGGACTGCCAGGAATTCGATCAGAGTTCCTTTGGGGGCAGGGTGGGGAGCCCATTCCGCATTGGATTCCATTTGCCAGACAATACCGGACCACCCCCGCAAGGCAAGCAGCGTTTGGGAAACATAATCATCCCGTTCTTCGTCAGGGACTCCCAGCAGTGAGAGGGATTCACTGATTGATTCCAGGGGGCTGAGGTTAGACACCAGCAGGCGATTGATTTCGCTGTTGAGTCCTGAGAGTGCGACAGAGGGACTCAGTTTTGACCCGGAATATAAATTCAGGAACGCATGATAAAATCCTGTATTGCGTTCGGGGAGCGTCCATGCGCCAAATCCCTGATCGAGAAATGCTGCACAGAAACGAATTAAGACTTCGTTTACGATCAGATCGGAATCGACGCCGGTTGCGCTCATTAACAGATCTCGGTGTCTGACCGATTTTTGCGTGGTGCTCATCGGTTTGATGTTCGCAGACTGGACGCGGTTGTGGCAGACTTCCCACAGGAAGTGTAAGGCAAATGATTCCCACTTCTGCGCATTCCATGAATCCATGGATTTCGTATTGAACTGACCACAAAGGCTGCTCATGATCATTTCTGACTTTTGATCAGTCTGATGCTTGCCTTCGCGGAAGTCCCGCATGATCCAGTTTTGTGTTTTGGCAATTGTCTGGGCGCGGGTGGCGGGCGAAACTTCCTGTCGAAAGCGACGTAAAGCATCGGTTTCTGCAATGAACCAGCGTAATTCCGCTACGGGGCCTGAATGGAGGGGGAACTCTAACATGGCCAGGCGGAGGGCGTACCTTGTTCCAAACGTACCAATCAGTTGATCTGCCCTTTCAGCAAGTTCGTCGTGTAAGACGGCCTGCAGGTCCTGGACGCGAATCCGCTGGTTTTCCAGTTTTTTTCGATAGCGCTCTTCTGGCAGGTATGGATGGCAGCCAAAAATCTTGCCACCTGCGGAGACACCGTTCTCAAAGGGAAGATTCTCAAAGGCATGCAGCGTATTGTGGTGTACGAAGACCGTAATCGGACCCTGAGCTGGCAGATAATGTGCGGCATGTTTTATAGCCTGGAGCAGCTCAGCATGCTCTTCGGAGTCTGTCGATAACTCAGGCTGATCGCCTGGTTTGTTTTCAGTGGGTTTATTCATGATGAATCACAAGCTACCGCTGCGCCCGGTTGAGTGTGCGCATAACTTCCATATGAGGGATCACCAACCGTCTCAGGAAGGCAGAGGGCCTGCTCCATAACCAGTCAGTGATTAGAATGAGGACTGCTTAAATATCGCGAGCACGCAGCATTAAGACAGAGTTGTAGAAGCCAGCAGGCAAATCCTTTCAACTGAATTTGCGCAATCAGACTGCAGAAACTGGTGGGGCCCGGGAGCAGTCAGGGCTGTAAGCGATTCTCGTGGGGATGACAGCAACATCATGAATAGAGCGATCAACATAATCTGTCTGATTAAAGTAGTCGCTCGATATTCTCAGGAGCTGAAAAGTGAGTTCCCATTTTTTTAACTCGTCCTTGGATTTACTTTCTTTACCGACAGGCTGATTGATGGGGGAGGATTGCCCTTCCCCGACAGCAACCTGCGAAGGCATAGATCCAAAGATCAGTACGCAGAAGAGAATTAAATAAACGAGGAGTCTCATTAATGGTTCCAGCATTAACAGTTTCAGTTTCGCCGCTGAAAATCAGTCAGGAATACGAAAATAAACCGCTAATAGCAGAGGTCAAAAACTGGTATACGGGAAAACAATATACGTACTTTTAACAGGGGTGACAAGTCTGTAGAACCCTTGGAACAGGTGAGACCATGGATGTGTAAGAATGTATATTTTTGATGGGTGGTAATCGAATAAGAAGATTATCTCACCTATCACGCATTTATTTTATTATACTGAAATCAACATTTATTGTCTGAGAGACTGACTAGAATGTCTGAGAAAAGGTGTTTTATCAAACCTTCCCTTTGACTACATTACCGCGGTAATTGAACTACATTTAAATATCTTGGGAGTAATGAGATGCAAAAACTTGTCGATGGAATTCACAAGTTTCAAAGAAACTATTTCAGCCAGGACCAGAAGCTGTTTGAAACTCTGGTTGAGGGGCAGCATCCGCTCGCCTTGTTCATTACCTGTTCGGACTCCAGAATCAATCCGAATTACATGACTCAGACCAAACCTGGAGAACTGTTTATTCAGCGAACTGCCGGTAATATTGTACCAGCTTATGGAGCGGTTCACGGTGGTGAAGCAGCGACAATCGAGTATGCTGTCAGTGCACTCAAAGTGAAAGACATCATCGTATGTGGCCACTCCCATTGCGGGGCCATGTCAGGTCTGCTCAATCCCGAGCTCATTGAGAAGATGCCTGCTGTCAAAAGTTATCTGGAACACGCCGAGTGTACGCGTCGGATCGTGGATGAGAATTACGGGCATCTTACCGACCCCGAAAAACGTCTGATTCTGACCGTTCAGGAAAATGTACTCGTACAGATTGAAAACCTGAAAACCCACCCCTCGGTAGCTGCTGCGGTAGGCCGAGGAGAATTAAAGCTGCACGGCTGGGTTTATAAATTCGAAACTGGTGAGGTATTCAATTTTAATCCGGATGAGGGGCAGTTCCTGCCTTTGGAAGAAGACGTCTTATCCGAAAAGGCATTGGATAAAGCGATGCCACCTATCTCCCCCATCTAACGTTACTGGAGAAGCCTGCTACCCGCACTGCCTTGTTTCTTGAATAGAGATGAGGTGTTTATTCGGGTGTGCAGGCTATTTTTTCAGCCAGCGGCAGTTCACCCTCATCGATCTGGTAGTTACCAAAGCGGATTGAGTAGTTATCGTTAAACCAGTCCTTGATCTGAGGCAGGAATTCCTGGTCAAATTCAGGAGCGGTGAAGAAGGTGCGTCCGAAATGGTGCGCCTGAATTTCTCCATCGGCAACAACCATCTCTCCATCTTTAAAGACCCAGCGGGGGCGTTCAAACATTTCCTGTCGGTTTTGTTGCGGGGAGTAAATTGTGATGTCAGCATGAGCGCCGGTGCCCAGATGCCCTTTGTCTTTCATGCCCAGCACACGAGCGGGGGCAGCCCGGGTAATAATGGCGATTTCATAGAGCGAATACTCACGTGTCAGATCTGCCAGCACACTTCGTTCGCGGATCGCTTCGGGCATCTGTGACAGGAATTCATCTCGGAAGCTTTTATCCATCAACAGATAAATGATCTCGGGGTAATGATAGAAGGCTCCGCCGTTGGGGTGATCACTGGTCATGACAACCCGCCAGGGGTCTTCCATCAGCAGATACCATTCCAGGGCGATCGCCCATTGGACGGCATGAATCAGGCTCCGCTGCGGTCGGTATTCAATGGGGATTACGCCACAGCTGCTTTCGAGTTCACAATCAGCGGTGTACCACTTGTTGCGATTGATGTTGTGCAGGAACTGGCTGAACGGCGTGTCCCCGGTCATGGAGAGGGTCAGCCCGGGATTGATGTGTCCCACGTCCACCGTGATGTTTTCGTGTGACTGGACATAATCGACCAGTTTCTGGGTAGCCGAGGAAAAACTGCTCGGGTCGTTTGGATCGCCATCATACGAGTGAAACTGGACGTGTGCTAAATGGCCTCGATGCCCTTCGAGCGATTCCATTGTGTTCAGAGTGGTTTCCCAGTTGCCGGGAATTCCCAGATTATTACAGTGAATATGCACTGAGTGAGGGAGTTCCAGGCGGTCGGCAGTACCTGCCAGTCCGCGTACAATCTGGCGGGGAGTCACGCCGAAACCTTCTACGGGTGCATCCAGTTCCCACATCGATTTGCGACTGATCTGTTTCCAGTCTTCCACGCCACCAGGATTGACGATTTTGATCGTGTAACCCTTGGCCGATTCCAGCAGCCAGGCGCAATAGGAGTCCAGCGCATTCTGATCCTGATTCCGCAGATGCTTCATTACGAAATGATTGTTGCCGAACAGCAGGTAGAAGCCTTTATCCAGAATCGGCGTGTCCTGCAGTTCCTCATGGGCGTGGCGGGCGTGCAATCCTGGAATGGCGGCGTCCATGGCCGTGGTATAGCCAATACTGGCAAACAGGTAGCCGGTGGCGAAGGTACTGGGCACGACGCCTCCTGTGCCGGAACGCGTCTGTTCTGTGCGGAAGATGGGAGCAGCCTGCCGCTTCATCTCGGGCGTCATTTTGCGCCCCGCGTTCACTTTGGGACCGGCAATATGACAGTGCATATCGATCCCTCCCGGCATCACAGTGTAGCCGCTGGCATCCAGGGTTTTACCGGTGAACGAGTCTGCATCCAGGGGACGGTCGATGATCTTACCATCCTGAATCCAGAGGTCGCGGACCTCACCATTGACTCCATTGGCTGGATCGTAGACCGTTCCATTTTTTATCTGGAAGAGAGACACGGGATACCTTTTGTCGTGACAGTCACATCAGGCAGCAGCACAATGCAATGACGCGGAAATGTGAAGATTAATGGTGGCGGCAGCAATTGGATCGTCCACAGCCGGGATCGGCCATGGGAAGTTGAGATTTTTTATTACTGCTTTCTCCTTTGAAAAGCAATCCGCCTGAGATCAGACGTTCGACCGGAGCTGCCGCGGGAGTGCCGTTGAGGGGGACTCCTGCTTTCTCGCAGACTTCACCCCAGGTTTTGAGCGATTCGCTCATGCGATGGCTGACTTCAACTGTTTCGTTGTTTGATTCACAAAAATATTCGTAGGTGATCATACTGATGATTCCGAAGCTTTCGAAACGACTATCCCGATGTTTGTCTGGCCTGCTGGATCGCCCGGCGTTTCTGTGCATAACGTTTCACAAGTTCGTCCGAGACGACGCCGACCAGAATTACTGCACCAATGATAGCAAATTCCAGCTGGGAGGGAATCCCCAGCATGGTGATTGAATTACGCAGAACCCGCATCAGAGCGGCACCGATTACCACTCCCAGAATCGTCCCTTCCCCGCCGCGAATACTGCATCCCCCCAGTACCGCTGCTGCAATCGCGTACAGTTCGTAAAAATTACCAATCCCCTCGGGCTGGACCGAGTTGATATCCAGGCCGAACAGGATGCCCCCGATGCCCGCCAGAAACGAGCAGATCACATAGGCCGTAATCACAACTTTATCGGTTTTGATGCCGGAATACCGGGCGGCTGCCTCATTGTTTCCGATGGCTTTGAGATAGCGGCCAAAAATCGTTTTATTCAACAGGAAAGCAGCCAGCAGAGCCAGGCCGAGCATGATTAAGAACGGCACAGGTAGCTTGAATCCTTCGATGAAGGGGAGATCGATTTTACCCGTTGCCAGATAGCGGAGTCCCGCATGAGCCGTACCGAAGCCCTGGGTTTGATCCTCGGTAATCCCCCGGGCGACACCCCGATAAATCAACAGGCCACACAAGGTCACGATAAAGGGTTGCAGTTTCAATTTGGTAATCAGTAAACCATGTGCGAGGCCGATACAGATCGAGAGAGCGCCGACGATCAGGAAGGCGAGCGGAACGGGAACCCCTTTGGCCAGCAGGTATGGCAGCATGGTTCCAATCAGGCAGATCACCGAACCGATCGACAGATCAATGCCGCCGGAAATGATGACAAAGGCGACGCCAATACTGATAATTCCAAACAGGGATGTGAGTCGCGTCACATTCTGAATGTTATACGCAGACACAAAGTTCTCGTTTGAGATGGCAGTTACGCCGCAGACAACAATCAGTAAGATTAAAATTCCCAGTATTTTTTTCATGATTCTGATTCTCAGGTATGATTTCAGCTTAGATGATCATTGTGTCTGACTGTGGCTGAGAGTCTGGCCGGTCGCCAGTTGCATGATGGCCTCCTCGCTCAGTTCATCGCGGGAGAGTTCGCCGGTCATTTGTCCCTCATGCATGACCAGCACACGGTCAGAGATACCGCGGATCTCTTCCAGATCGCTGCTGACAAACAGGACCGCCATGCCTTGAGAGGCCAGTTGATTCATCAGTGTGTAGATTTCTTCCTTTGCCCCAATGTCAACGCCGCGGGTGGGCTCGTCGAGCAGCAGCACACGAGGATTCATGGCCAGCCATTTTCCCAGCACGACCTTCTGTTGATTTCCGCCAGATAAAAACTGCACGATCTGACTATCGCTGGGAGTTTTGATCTTCATCGCCGCGATCATCTCTTCGGAGATGTTGCGTTCCTGATTGAAGTTAATTCTACCCAGTGATTTTCGATCGCGCGTCAGGCTGGCCAGACTCATGTTTTCGCGGACTGCCATTTCCAGCACCAGTCCTTGCAGTTTACGGTCTTCAGGCACCAGTGCCAGACCGGCACGGATTGCATCCCGCGGTGAATTGATCTGCACTTCCTGTCCGGCCACAGAGATGGAACCGCTGAGAGGGGAGTCGATGCCAAAGAGTACCTGCATCAGTTCTGTACGACCAGCTCCGACCAGTCCTGAAATCCCAACGATTTCATTCTGCCTGATCGAAAAGTTGATGAAGTGGGATGGATAGGCGGGTGTGCGGAGCTGCTTGACTTCCATAACGACCGGGCCGGGTTCATGGGGCGTATGTGGAAAAAACTGGGAGACATTCCTGCCCACCATTAATTGCACCATCCGTTCATGAGAGATTGAGGCACGATCCAGATCGCCGGCGTTTTCGCCATCGCGTAAGACAACGACCCGATCAGCCAGGTCATTGACCTCGCCCAACCGATGGGAAATGTAAATCACACTGACCCCCCGCGCCTTCAGCTCGCGGATGACGTCAAACAGGGCCTCCGATTCATGCAGAGAAAGGGACGAGGTAGGTTCATCCATAATCAGGATTCGGGCATTGATCGAAAGAGCCTTGGCAATTTCGACCATCTGTTGCTGCCCGACGGTCAGGTCCCCTACCAGGGTTTGCGGGGGGAGATTCAGTCCTACCTGCTTGAGCAGTTTTTCGGATTCGAGGTAGGTCTGCTGCTGGTTAATCACATTCCAGGAAGCGGGCTCACGTCCCAGAAAAATATTGGCTGCGATGTCCAGATTCTCACAGAGGTTCAACTCCTGGTGAATCAGGGCGATCCCGTTCTCCAACGCAGCCTCTACGTCGGAGATTGAGACTTCTGCTCCTTCAATCAGCAGTTTCCCCGAATCTGGGGGTTGGACACCCGCCAGGATTTTCATCAGCGTACTTTTACCGGCACCATTTTCACCAATGACGGCCAGTACTTCTCCATGTTTTAACGACAGGCTGACCTGGCTCAAGGCTTTGACGCCAGGAAACTGTTTGGAGATCTGAGCTACTTCGAGAAGAGGTGCCGGATGAGTCGTGGCAGGACTACTCATCCTTCTGCGGTTCTTTCTGCTGTTCTGAGGAGCTGGACTCAGGGGCCGATCCGGTTTCTTTGGATTCGCTTGCGGGTTGATCCTGATCCTGTTTCGGTGAATCTCCGAGCAGTGATTTCAGTTCGGTCCAGAACTCCTCGACATTGTCTTTGCGGATTTTGCGAGCCGGAATATGCAGGATTTCGTTTTCCGGGATCACTGACTTGTCACCGTTGGCGAGTGCTTTCAAAACCCGTACCGATTCGTAGCCGTACTGGTAAGGGTTTTGCACGACGGTACCTACCACCGTACCATCCATAATTCCCTGCAGGCTGGCTTCGTTTTCGTCAAAAGAGACAACCTTGATTTCCTGGAGTTTCCCGGCGTCACGAATCGCCTCCAGGCAGAGCGGGGGATTGTAAGCAAAGAGTCCGACCATGCATTTTAAATTGGGATACTTGGCAATCGCATCTTCCGCATTCGCTTTGGCCTGCAGATGGTCGAAGTCGTCCGTACGGGTATCAATAATAGAGTATTTGTCATTCTTGATGACCTCACCTGGTTCGTCATAACGTGAACCGTCGTGCGAGCGATCCATCAGTTCGTCAATCACACCCTGCCTGCGTTGACGGGCATTGGCCTGCCCCAGACGTCCCACGAACAGCATGACCTCGCCTCCATCCGGCAGAGCTTCTTTGACCAGTTCTCCACACATGCGACCGGCGGTGTAGTTATCCATGCCGATATAGCACTGACGTGGGCTTTCCGGTGCATCGGAATCTTGAGTGATCAGAATCGATCGCTCGGCGATTTCTTTTAACAGCTCATTTTGATTTTCCGGATCAATCGGGCTGATGGCAATTCCATCGACGTTTTGAGCCAGTAGTTCCTGAACCATTCGTTTCTGGTCCGCCACACCCTGGGGGGGCATTCTCACTTCGACATTCACATCCAGGTCTTCACCCG is a window from the Gimesia benthica genome containing:
- a CDS encoding FmdB family zinc ribbon protein, with protein sequence MITYEYFCESNNETVEVSHRMSESLKTWGEVCEKAGVPLNGTPAAAPVERLISGGLLFKGESSNKKSQLPMADPGCGRSNCCRHH
- a CDS encoding sugar-binding protein — protein: MTCRELIRSCTLFATILSISILLPACNQQKGNGKKTVAFVTNGVDPFWVIAQRGAEKAGEDLDVNVEVRMPPQGVADQKRMVQELLAQNVDGIAISPIDPENQNELLKEIAERSILITQDSDAPESPRQCYIGMDNYTAGRMCGELVKEALPDGGEVMLFVGRLGQANARQRRQGVIDELMDRSHDGSRYDEPGEVIKNDKYSIIDTRTDDFDHLQAKANAEDAIAKYPNLKCMVGLFAYNPPLCLEAIRDAGKLQEIKVVSFDENEASLQGIMDGTVVGTVVQNPYQYGYESVRVLKALANGDKSVIPENEILHIPARKIRKDNVEEFWTELKSLLGDSPKQDQDQPASESKETGSAPESSSSEQQKEPQKDE
- a CDS encoding sugar ABC transporter ATP-binding protein — encoded protein: MSSPATTHPAPLLEVAQISKQFPGVKALSQVSLSLKHGEVLAVIGENGAGKSTLMKILAGVQPPDSGKLLIEGAEVSISDVEAALENGIALIHQELNLCENLDIAANIFLGREPASWNVINQQQTYLESEKLLKQVGLNLPPQTLVGDLTVGQQQMVEIAKALSINARILIMDEPTSSLSLHESEALFDVIRELKARGVSVIYISHRLGEVNDLADRVVVLRDGENAGDLDRASISHERMVQLMVGRNVSQFFPHTPHEPGPVVMEVKQLRTPAYPSHFINFSIRQNEIVGISGLVGAGRTELMQVLFGIDSPLSGSISVAGQEVQINSPRDAIRAGLALVPEDRKLQGLVLEMAVRENMSLASLTRDRKSLGRINFNQERNISEEMIAAMKIKTPSDSQIVQFLSGGNQQKVVLGKWLAMNPRVLLLDEPTRGVDIGAKEEIYTLMNQLASQGMAVLFVSSDLEEIRGISDRVLVMHEGQMTGELSRDELSEEAIMQLATGQTLSHSQTQ
- a CDS encoding formylmethanofuran dehydrogenase subunit A, translating into MSLFQIKNGTVYDPANGVNGEVRDLWIQDGKIIDRPLDADSFTGKTLDASGYTVMPGGIDMHCHIAGPKVNAGRKMTPEMKRQAAPIFRTEQTRSGTGGVVPSTFATGYLFASIGYTTAMDAAIPGLHARHAHEELQDTPILDKGFYLLFGNNHFVMKHLRNQDQNALDSYCAWLLESAKGYTIKIVNPGGVEDWKQISRKSMWELDAPVEGFGVTPRQIVRGLAGTADRLELPHSVHIHCNNLGIPGNWETTLNTMESLEGHRGHLAHVQFHSYDGDPNDPSSFSSATQKLVDYVQSHENITVDVGHINPGLTLSMTGDTPFSQFLHNINRNKWYTADCELESSCGVIPIEYRPQRSLIHAVQWAIALEWYLLMEDPWRVVMTSDHPNGGAFYHYPEIIYLLMDKSFRDEFLSQMPEAIRERSVLADLTREYSLYEIAIITRAAPARVLGMKDKGHLGTGAHADITIYSPQQNRQEMFERPRWVFKDGEMVVADGEIQAHHFGRTFFTAPEFDQEFLPQIKDWFNDNYSIRFGNYQIDEGELPLAEKIACTPE
- a CDS encoding ABC transporter permease, giving the protein MKKILGILILLIVVCGVTAISNENFVSAYNIQNVTRLTSLFGIISIGVAFVIISGGIDLSIGSVICLIGTMLPYLLAKGVPVPLAFLIVGALSICIGLAHGLLITKLKLQPFIVTLCGLLIYRGVARGITEDQTQGFGTAHAGLRYLATGKIDLPFIEGFKLPVPFLIMLGLALLAAFLLNKTIFGRYLKAIGNNEAAARYSGIKTDKVVITAYVICSFLAGIGGILFGLDINSVQPEGIGNFYELYAIAAAVLGGCSIRGGEGTILGVVIGAALMRVLRNSITMLGIPSQLEFAIIGAVILVGVVSDELVKRYAQKRRAIQQARQTSG